Proteins from one Podarcis raffonei isolate rPodRaf1 chromosome 1, rPodRaf1.pri, whole genome shotgun sequence genomic window:
- the LOC128398261 gene encoding NADH dehydrogenase [ubiquinone] 1 alpha subcomplex subunit 3-like, producing the protein MAALSKIIPFLKNAWGKDPVVVLSFGIGFMALVAPWVSPLTKYSSMMTQAVPYTYPVPVRDDGNMPDIPSHPCDKEGPSLEWLKNY; encoded by the coding sequence ATGGCTGCGCTGAGCAAAATTATCCCATTTCTGAAAAATGCATGGGGAAAGGATCCAGTTGTCGTTCTCTCTTTCGGCATTGGTTTTATGGCTTTGGTGGCACCGTGGGTCAGtcccttaacaaaatacagttccatGATGACCCAGGCTGTACCATATACATATCCAGTTCCAGTTCGGGATGATGGCAATATGCCAGATATTCCCTCCCACCCTTGTGACAAGGAAGGACCAAGTCTAGAATGGCTAAAGAACTACTGA